A genomic window from Melopsittacus undulatus isolate bMelUnd1 chromosome W unlocalized genomic scaffold, bMelUnd1.mat.Z SUPER_W_unloc_2, whole genome shotgun sequence includes:
- the LOC117438231 gene encoding CCR4-NOT transcription complex subunit 1-like, translated as MLSEINIAPRILTNFTGVMPPQFKKDLDSYLKTRSPVTFLSDLRSNLQVSNEPGNRYNIQLINALVLYVGTQAIAHIHNKGSTPSMSTITHSAHMDIFQNLAVDLDTEGRYLFLNAIANQLRYPNSHTHYFSCTVLYLFAEANTEAIQEQITRVLLERLIVNRPHPWGLLITFIELIKNPAFKFWNHEFVHCAPEIEKLFQSVAQCCMGQKQAQQVMEGTGAS; from the exons ATGTTAAGTGAGATTAATATTGCGCCACGAATACTCACAAATTTCACTGGAGTGATGCCACCTCAGTTCAAGAAAGACTTGGATTCCTATCTCAAAACCCGCTCTCCTGTCACTTTTTTGTCTGACTTGCGCAGCAACCTACAG GTATCAAATGAACCTGGCAACCGCTACAACATCCAGCTGATTAATGCCCTGGTGCTCTACGTAGGCACTCAAGCTATTGCGCACATTCACAACAAAGGCAGCACACCCTCTATGAGTACCATTACTCACTCAGCTCACATGGACATCTTCCAGAATTTGGCAGTAGACCTGGATACTGAAG GCCGGTACCTTTTCTTGAATGCAATTGCCAACCAGCTGCGATACCCCAACAGTCACACCCACTACTTCAGTTGCACTGTGCTCTACCTGTTTGCAGAGGCCAACACTGAGGCCATCCAGGAGCAAATCACTAG GGTTCTCTTGGAACGACTGATTGTAAACAGGCCTCATCCTTGGGGTCTCCTTATTACTTTCATTGAGCTGATAAAAAATCCAGCATTTAAGTTCTGGAACCATGAGTTTGTTCACTGCGCCCCAGAAATTGAGAA GTTGTTCCAGTCAGTCGCACAGTGCTGCATGGGGCAGAAGCAAGCCCAGCAAGTGATGGAAGGGACTGGTGCCAGTTAG